The Macaca fascicularis isolate 582-1 chromosome 14, T2T-MFA8v1.1 genome contains the following window.
TTTACAAGACTTGATGTCTGATGGGCTATAGGGGACGTGAGAGAGGGAAAAATCAAGGATGACACCCAggtttccattctttttttttttttttttttgagatggagtctcgctctgtgcccaggctagagtgcagtggccggatctcagctcactgcaagctccgcctcctgggttcacgccattctcctgcctcagcctcccgagtagctgggactacaggcacccgccacctcgcccagctcattttttttgtgtttttagtagagatggggtttcaccgtgttagccagcatggtctcgatctcctgacctcgtgatccgcccatctcggcctcccaaaatgctgggattacaggcttgagccaccgcgcccggcccaggtttCCATTCTTTAAACTAGAAACACAGAGGAGAAGTGGagtagacttaaaaaaaaaaaaatgaagccccTCTTTTATTGCCCATCTTCTTCCACCATTCTTACATGACTGCAGAGTGTCCTGCTCCAACGCAGCCCTGTgaaactttactttttttgtttcagCCTCATTGAAGTATAATTGGTATACAAAAAACtgcatataattaatatatacaatttggtGATTTTGGAACTAAGTATACACTCATGTTACTATTACCACAATCAAGGGAATAAACATGTTCGTCACTTCCAAGTTTCTGTgtatccctttattttcattttatttttatttttatttatatatttatttatttattttgagacagggtctcactctgttgcccaggctggagtgcagtggcacgatctcatctcacttcaacctctgcctcctgagaatcaagcgattctcccacctcagcttgccgagtagctggtactacaggtgcccacaaccacgcccagctgatttttgtgtttagttgagaagggatttcgccatattgaccaggccaggctggtctcgaactcctgacctcaggtgatccatccgcctaggcctttcaaagtgctgggattacaggcgtgagccaccgcacccagccttgtgttttttgttttgttttgttttttgagacagttttgctctcgttgcccgggctggagtgcaatggcgcgatctcggctcactgcaaactttgcctcccgggttcaagcgattctcctgtctcagtctcccaagtagttgcaATTACGGGCgcgcgccatcacgcctggctaattttacatttttagtagaaatggggtttctccatgttggtcaggctggtattgaacgcccaacctcaggtgatccacccacctcagcctcccaaagtgctgggattacaggcatgagccaccgcgcctggcctgtttttagttttatttacttttgttttggttttggctttCATGTATCAAGAACATTTAATGTGAGATGTACCCTCTTCACACATGTTTAAGTTCACAATGCCTTATTGTTACTGTAGGCACAATGTTATACCAGAGGAGACTTGAAAAGCTCATTTTGCTCATTATTGTAGTCCCATTAcaaagcagatgctcaataaaaatgtattgaattaaTGATCAGGTTTGGAGGGGAAATGGTGAGTTCACTTTGGGAAATGTGAACTCCCCGAAGCAGATGTCCAAGAGGTAGCAGAACGGACAATCAAGGAGACATGAGAGTCACAGGCAATTGAAATCAGGGAAGAGATGAGATCCCCAgagcaaggaaaagagaaggcTGAAAGGCAGAGGGCGAGCTGCTTGATGGTTGAAGCCAGAGGTCAGGTGGAGCCGCACTCCTCCTTGGCTTTCTAGAGTCTCTTTGCATCTGGTCCTTGGGTTCCATGAGATACCATGGTATCCTTGTGATAAAATCCTCTTTAGGCTTAATCTAGCTCAGGGTGGCTCCTGTTAATTTGCCATGGCAAGTCTCACGTGATAAACCATCCCCATTATTCACCCAGTCATCCGTGATGGTCCCCTGGGTGTCCATTCAGTCAATCATTTGTCAAACATTCACATAGTTGCCAACTAACGCTGGGTGAGATAGGGGTCCATCCTAGATTCTTCTTCCCTTCAACATCCGCACTCCCTGCCCTGGCTCAGGCTTGCCCGTGCCTCCTCACTGATCTCCCCCTCCACAGTCAGCCCCACTAACCTGCCTGCCCAGGGAGGGCGATGTTTCTAAACTGGTCATGTTCCTTATGTGCTTAAAAGCCCTCTGTGCCAAAACTGACTGGAAGAAATATCTCAAAGTATAGAGGAAAAATGCAGAGACGAAAATTATGAGGGAACAGATAAGAAcacatctcgaaaaaaaaaagcaaacaaacagacaaacaaacaaaacatcccTCCATACCCTCAAAACAGAGGCCAACATCCTTATCCTGGCCCTCTACGCCCTCTGCAGCTCGCACCTGCCACTCCTGCTTGGCTTCTGTAGTGCAGAACAAAGTCACAGGTGGGACTCCATGGTTACCCTCCCTGTGGTTCTGCACACATTGTCCCCTCTCCTTGGGACACCCTTCTTCTGGCTACCCACTCTTCAGGGCTTAACCTGGGgggtcacctcctccaggaagccctctgaCTCCTCTGGGCTCCCATATCACCCTGTGCTGTCCTCTGTCACTGTCCTTATCACACTGTGCTGCCCTTATATGTGCCTGGCTCCTCTCCTGGCCGGTgaattccttgagggcagggagcaTGTATGCCAAGACCAGGCACTGGGTAGGCCTCAGCATGTTTGCTGAGAGTCTGAGGAACTTTCTCAGCTCAGCTAACAGCGGAGACCACTGCAGAGCAGGTGGGTGGCTGGCCTTGGTGACCAGTGTCAGGGGAGATGTAGTGGGAGCCGGAGGGATGGGGTGGGCATGGGCCAAATTGCTGGGGATGCTGAGTAACTCCTTTTCTAGCCCAAGGGAGTTGCCGTTCTGTCCTCCCTCTCATCCTGCTTGGGGCCATTCTTTCATCAGTTCCTCATCCAGGCCCTTGCTGAACATACCCTCCTGGGAATGTGAACCCAAATCTCCCCACAGGAATCTCAAACTTCCCATGGACCCCAACCTTCCTAAGTATCCCAAACTTCATCAAAGTTTCCTGGAAACTTGTTCTCATGACTCCTAAAATTCCACCATTCATCTCCCAAACTTCACCTCAAAACCACTTTTCCTGCCCAACGCCCAGGAAGAGAGTGGTGCGCTCCTTACCCAGGCCTTGTCCTGCGTGGGGAAGCTGCTGCTGGTCTCCACCACGGCCACCAGGAGAGGGGAGGACAAGTTTCTTTTTGATATTGTCAATCCCCACCCCTTGCACCTCCCCCACACAGCTGCTCAGAAACACGACACTCCCCCATCTATTTCTGGATGTCTCCTCAGGGCTCAGGAACACCAGCCTCTGCTCAGTCTGACCTGCCCAGTGTTCGTcctacaaaaaaagagaatcccTGAAGCCAGATAGGAGGTGGACTGAAGCACTAGGGATCCAGGTTGGGACAACTGCCTCCTCACTGGCCATGGTCCTGTACTCTGGTCAgtcaaggaggaggaagagaggaggaagctTCAGCACCTCAGCTTCAGAGAGCATCTCCTTAGATTTTGTACCTTTCACGTGAACACTGAGACTTAGCAAGGTGCCAGGAGAGATTCAAACTAAGGAGGCTGGATTCTGGGTCCCAGTTCCAGCTCTGACTCGCCAGGTGATCTTGGAGGACTTCTTTCTGCTACACTTAGGATCCCTGCCAATgactagattttttttgttgttgtttttttgttttttgttttttattttttgagatggagtcttgctctgtcgccaggctggagtgcagtggccagatctcggctcactgcaacctctgccttccgggttcaagcaattctcctgcctcagcctcccgagtagctgggactacaggcgcccgccaccacgtccggctagttttttgtattttttagtagagatggggtttcaccgtgttagtcaggatggtctcgatctcctgacctcgtgatccgcccgtctcggaatttttgtatttttaatagagatggggtttcaccatgttggccaggatggtctcaatctcttgacctcgggatctgcccacctcagcctcccaaagttctgggattacaggtgtgagccaccgtgcctggcccccaatGGCTAGATTTGAGTCCATCTCTTGGGGCCTTATTTTGGGTTCCAGGTCCTGGGATGGGAGAAGCAATCCCCCAAAGCCAGAGAGTGGAGAGGGACAAAGCAGTGATCCCAGCAGATCTGGTCTCAGGGGCTGTCCCAGCAGGCCAAGCTGTCCCCAGGTGGTATCTTCTCTTCAAGCAACTGCAAACACTCAGCTTCCTCCAGAGAGCGGGGCAGGCAGGATATGTAGGcaacttctctttctttctctttctctctctctctctctctttctcattttgcCTTTAGCCCAGgcaacttctttctctttctttttctctctctctgtctttctttctggcatttcgcccaggctggagtgcagtggctccatctcagctcattgccatctccaccttctggttttaagcaattctcctgactcagccttctgagtagctgggattataggtacccgccaccatgcccggctaatttttgtatttttagtagagacggggtttcaacatgttggccaggctggtctcgaactcctaacctcgtgatcctcccgcctcagcctcccaaagtgctaggattacaggagtgagcaaccgcgccctgccctggagctgttTTTCTAACAAGCACTCAGAagcacctccctccccaccctcctccaAGACTGGACCCACGGTATGTCTTCCCGTTTGGTCTACAGAAAGGATTCTGGGAGACAGCAGGACTCTAGGTGGAGGAAACTTTTTATTTGACAGTCTGAGGGGATGAGGGGACAGGGATGGGGGAAATTAATGAGCCAGACCAGGCTGGAGTCCTTTGGGTAGCTCTAATCTTTCGTGCCTACCTCAGCTCCAGCAGGCAGCATTTCCAAATCCTAGCTTTCGCAACCCTCAGAAATCCTAGCTTTCAGCGACCCTCCGGCCGCTGGGGGAAGGAAGGGTGACATCCCCCCTCCTCCTGGCTCAGGCCGCTGGGAAGCTCTTCCCTGAGCTACGAATTCCTCCGCTGGCCCCTTTCCCCATGGCCTCTGACGCGGCATCCAAAACTCAGAGCCAGGTTATTTATAGATAAGCCCAGAGGAGGTGGGGGAAAGGCCAGTGTTTACAAACATGGGTCACCTGAGTCTGAGCGGCACCGAAAGCGGTCTGGGGGAGGGGCGAGCCTGGATCCTGTGGATTTGCGACCAAGGGCTCTGTCTCTGGCCCAACCCCACTGAAGGGGTATGGGGAGAGGGCCCAGAGAAGGGAGGGAGTGGGCGCTGCTCAGATGCTGGAGCACGTGGCCCAAGGTGTGGGCCAAATGCAAACTCTGCAATTCAGAGTGCTCCAGGGGCGACCTTTTGGCTGGCGGGACCTCCGCGGGGCCCCCTGGCCTGGTCGTCTGGGGGCCAGGGGCCGACCGGGTCAGGGACCGCCTGAGGGAGAGACCAAGTCTCACAAGTTCCTTCCCCCTCACAGCCAAAGAGGGTCCCGCAGAAAGACCCCGCAGTCCTGGAGAAGGGGAGTTGCCCCTCAGCCCCTGCCCCGCCGCGGCCGCTCCCGGCCCCGCGTGCGGCGCTGGGAAAGGGGTGTCGGGTTACCAGCGCGGGGGCTCTAGTTACCCTCGGGAACCTTGCTTTCAGCCGGACTCCGGGGACAGCGCAGCGCCCGCCCGAGCCCTCGGCGCTACCTCCTGCTCGCGGCCTCCGCAACCTTCAGGTGGGTCTTCTGCCCCCGGCCCTCTCCTCTCTGGCGGAGCCAAACTGCGGCCCCGCCTTTACCGTCTCAGAAAAGTCCCCGGACTGGAGACTCTGAGGAAGGGGCGTCGGGAGTCTGGAGCGGAGACTTGGAGCGGGGGGCGGACAATAAACTCCAGGCCCCGCCCACGCCCCCGGCCCCGCCCACGCCCCGCCAGGGCCCTAATCCTGGACCCCGGATCCCGCGCGCCTGGAGACAGGGTCCAGATCTCCCTCGAGCCCCTCGAAACCAGGACTCCAGCGCCACTGGTCCCGCCCTCACCCGGACTCCTGGCCCTCACGTCTCCTCCAGGGATGGCACTGGCGTCACTGATGATGGCCCtcggctgccttggcctccacaCCTGGCAGGTAACTCCAGGAACCATCTCCAGTCCCTAAGTGGGACATTGGGGGGCAGACCCTGAGGAAGTGGACTGGGGGCTGACTCCTCACAGCCCTCTCCCAGGGACTCTTCCCTAGGATTCCACTCTTAACTCTCTTCCTCTCAGGAACCTCCATCCCTGCAGGGAGCCCCAGGTTCCCATTCTGTCTCCTAGAACCCCCACCTCCATTCCTCTCTGGATGCCTCCAACATTCTCCTCCCCACCTCTCATCTCCCAGCGCAGGCACAGTCCCGCAAAGCCTCCTTGGGTTACCTGTGTGCTGCAGTCCTGGCAGCCTCTCCCAGCCAAGGCTTGTCCTCCCCACCACCCCTACCCCAAATGTGGGTACAGAGCAGGGGAGGACGCAGGCGTCTCAGAGCTGACAGTGATTTGGTGTGGTGGCTGAGCACCTACCTGCAAGGGCTTCCTGCTGGATGAGAGGGAAAGAGAGCCTGAGGAGACTGGGGCTGGGGGTCAGGTAGCTGGACACTTGCTGTGTgtagtatttgcacataacctgCCTGCTAGATCTTACAGCCAGAAAAGTGCTTGGTAGTCATCTAGTCCCACCTCCCACCGACCGCAGGAACCTTTCTAATGACAGGATGATCCCTTTTAGGTTGTACAGAAGTAATGCTCTTTATGCTGTCTTCATAATAACTGTGAGGTTGGAAGTATCCTCAAGTCCAGAAAAGTTATGACACTTGCCCAAGATCTCACAGCTAATACGTGGTAAAGTCAagatttcaggctgggtgcggtggcttatgcctgtaatcccagcactttgggaggctgaggctggtggatcacttgaggtcaggagttcgagaccagcctgacctacatggtgaaaccctgtctctactaaaaatacgaaaaattagctgggtgtggtattgcacacttgtaatcccagctactcaggaggctgagacaggagaattgcttgaacccaggaggcagggttgcagtgagccaagatcgtgccattgtactccagcctaggcaacagagtgagacttcgtctcaaaaaaacaaaaacaaaagaacaaattagccaaccatggtggcatgcacaggtaatcccagttacttgggaggctgaggtgggagaatcactccaacctgggaggcggagcttgcagtgagcagagatctcaccactgaactccagcctgggcaacagagcaagactctgtctcaaaaaaaaaaaagatttcagccCATGTCTGTCTGACTCCAGTGCCTGTGCTATTTAAGCCTCTTATTGGGTCCTTGCCAAATTGCATATACCTGATATTTGGGGATAGAAATGAGATTCTGTGTTTCTGGATGGGTTTGCCCCCAGGACCCGTGTCCAGTGCTCTGAACTTACGCTCTTTTCGGTGTGgcatctctcttccttcctccacaGGCCCAGGCTGTTCCCATCCTGCCCCTGGGACTGGCTCCAGACACCTTTGACGATGCCTATGTGGGTTGTGCagaggagatggaggagaaggCAGCCCCCCTGCTAAAGGCGGAAATGGCCCACCATGCCCTGCTTCGGGAATCCTGGGAGGCAGCCCAGGAGGCCTGGGAGGACAGGCATCGAGGGCTCACCTTACCCCCTGGCTTCAAAGCCCAGAATGGAATAGCCATTATGGTCTACACCAACTCATCTAACACCTTGTACTGGAAGTTGAATCAGGCCGTGCGGACAGGCGGAGGCTCCCGGGAGCTCTACATGAGGCACTTTCCCTTCAAGGCCCTGCATTTCTACCTGATCCGGGCCCTGCAGCTGCTTCGAGGCGGTGGGGGCTGCAGCACAGGGCCTGGGGAGGTGGTGTTCCGAGGTGTGGGCAGCCTTCGCTTTGAACCCAAAAGGCTGGGGGACTCTGTCCGCTTAGGCCAGTTTGCCTCCAGCTCCCTGGATAAGGCAGTGGCCTGCAGATTTGGTAATGCCACCCTCTTTTCTCTAACGACTTGCTTTGGGGCCCCTATCCAGGCCTTCTCTGTCTTTCCCAAGGAGCGCGAGGTGCTGATTCCCCCCCATGAAGTCTTCTTGGTCACCAGATTCTCTCAGGATGGAGCCCAGAGCCTGGTGACTCTCTGGAGCTATAATCAGACCTGCAGCCACTTTAACTGCGCCTATCTGGGTGGTGAGCTGTGCATGGAGGAAGCAGGACTGGCAGTGtgggtgaaataagccagaatgTTCCTACACAATAATCCCCAGGGCCTTCGGGAGACCCACTTGGTTAAAGGGGAATTGAGGGCTGGAAGTCAGCTGGAGTTAATGTCATCTGTGACTCGGGTTTTTTTGGGTCCTATAAGTGTTTTCCAGATTTGTGAACATTCTCAGATGATTCTATATGTCCTCAAAAGGGTCCATCTGCTACACAGTCTAATAGACCAAAAGAACCTGGTTAAGGAGATTAGCAAGCAGCAGAAAGAGCCAGGGGGACTGCTTCAGGTCTCAGGGGGCCCTGGGCTTGATGAGGCTGATAGGGCATGTATGTGCCACTCCCAAGTGCTAAGGCAGGGACAGATGGAAGAGTGACTGGGTCTTGGGTGGGAAGAGGGATGGAAACGCAATCTGGAAAACTTCCTGGAGGACCGAGGAGGAAGGGAAGTCAGAAGTTTCCCTTTAGGTGAAGGGAAAATAGATTGAGAGGGGAAAATGGCCCTGCCAAGGCCTGATGGGCCGGGCAGTTTGGGTGTGAGTCTGTCCACATGGAGGCCTCACTCTGCTGTCTGTTGCAGGGGAGAAGAGGCGGGGCTGTGTGTCTGCACCAGGTGAGTCGCTCTTCCATCCTCCCTCAGCTGCTTTGACTCCCCCTCACCCTGCTGaccccttccttttcttctccctccagcAGGGGTGCAGCCAGTCACAATCTGAGGGGGCCTCCTCTCTGCCCCCCTGGAAGACCCTGCTCTTGGCCCCTGGGGAGTTCCAGCTCTCAGGGATTGGGCCCTGAAACTCCAACATCTGCCACTTAGGAGCCCTGGGAACGGGTGACCTTCATATGAAGAAGAGGCGCCTCCAACAGCCTTGAGAAGCAAGAACGTGGTTCCAGACCCAGCCCTAGCAGCCTTCTCCCCATCCAGGatgtggggctggggaggccacGGCAGGGCTGAGGGAACTCTGCTATGTGGTGGGGACTTCCCGGGACAAGCAAGGGAAGTACTGAGGCAGCCACTTGATTGAACGGTGTTGCAGTGTGGAGACATGGAATTTTATTGAGGCAGCCACTTGATTAAAAGGTATTGCAGTGTGGAGACATGGAATTTTATGATTGGTTTATTCCATGAGACTAGACCATCTGCCCCACTCTGGCCTTGCTAGGCTGAGGGACTGACTGAGGGACTAAAAAAATAACTTcctggggccgggcgtggtggctcacacttgtaatcccagcactttgggaggccgaggcgggtggatcacgaggtcaggagattgagaccagtctggctaacacggtgaaaccctgtctctactaaaaatacaaaaaaattagctgggcgtggtggcgggcacctgtagtcccagctactccggaggctgaggcaggagaatggagtgaacccatgagacggagcttgcagtgagcggaaatctcgccactgcactccagcctgggtgacagagcaagactccgtctcaaaaataataataatagtaacttctTGGTCACTCCTAGACACAATCTCCTGTGCAGACCCGTGTCACACTCTAACTTGCAAATCCAGAAGCTAGAACAGCTAGGGGGTCCTCACGACAACCATGAAGGCAGGAAAGCAGGCAGGTGATTCCTCAGCCCCACTTGTGAGGTGAGGAGTGCAAAGACAAGGAAGGAGGCAACTGGTCAGAGGGTTCCCATTGAACCCCGACCTCTCATCTCCCcggcctcctgcctcctggtcCGGAACTATCCATGAAAGATCTGAGGAAACTCAAAGTAGGATCCTAAGCCCAAGACAGTTGGGACCACAGAGCAAGTCATTTCTCTCTGTCCTACTCCCACAAGGGTCCATTTCAGGGGAAAGAAAGGCGAGGACCTCAAAACATCAGGAGACAGAGATTCTCACACAGCCCGGAGGCCTCTCACATCCAGAACAGAAACTTTATTGAAGCAAGAAAAGCAGCGCAGGCTCCTCCCAAGGGGCCCCCCACCCTTACCCTCCTAGGCTACCACCCTCAGCAGCAGAAGAAGGGAGCCTTCCACTGTATCAGGACCTCCCTTCAGTCCCCAAATCCTCCCCCTGGGGCAGGTCCGCAGCCCCCTCTGCTTCCTGCTCCCTATGTACTAGCACATGAGCTGGGGAGCGCGGGCCGGAATCTCCAGAAGCCAGAGTCCTCGCCCCTTCACTGTCCGGAAGCCCGCTTCCTGATGATTCCTGGGTCCCCACAATCCCAGGCCCTGTCAGCTCTGGGGTCTCAGGGATGGGAGGCCCCAGGTTCTGGAAGCTGTTGTGCACTCAGGTGATGCAGTGACTGAGGATGCTGGCACTGTCAGGAGGCCGGGGTGTACCTCCCTCCGCCAGAGTTCACTGCACACAGGCTACCTCGCTTTGCAGTCGAGATACAGTCTTGGTCAGCTCTGtgagtctgttgcccaggtctGGAGGAGGTGGAGTACTGAGGGGCCTTTCAGAGGATGAGCCTGCCCTGTACCCCTTTTACCCTTTACAGAATCCCAGGGGTTGCCGTATCCAGAGTTCCTGAGGGAGAACTGGAAGAAGTGAGGAACGGGTGTGTGGGCTAGGGGTCAGGTGGGTGGGTGAAACTGGGACAGGTGAATCCGAtcgggtggggagggaggagctgaGGAGCTGGAAAGAAGGGAAGTCTGGGGGCCAGAGAAGGATGACAAGCCATGGGGAAAGCTGTTACTGGGTAGACGTTCATgcgtccccccccccccgccctcTCCCCAGTCTATGGCCAGCCAGCTCACCGCATCCTTCAGGGCCCAGTTC
Protein-coding sequences here:
- the ART5 gene encoding ecto-ADP-ribosyltransferase 5 isoform X21 — its product is MGRGPREGREWALLRCWSTWPKPDSGDSAAPARALGATSCSRPPQPSGMALASLMMALGCLGLHTWQAQAVPILPLGLAPDTFDDAYVGCAEEMEEKAAPLLKAEMAHHALLRESWEAAQEAWEDRHRGLTLPPGFKAQNGIAIMVYTNSSNTLYWKLNQAVRTGGGSRELYMRHFPFKALHFYLIRALQLLRGGGGCSTGPGEVVFRGVGSLRFEPKRLGDSVRLGQFASSSLDKAVACRFGNATLFSLTTCFGAPIQAFSVFPKEREVLIPPHEVFLVTRFSQDGAQSLVTLWSYNQTCSHFNCAYLGGELCMEEAGLAVGEEAGLCVCTSRGAASHNLRGPPLCPPGRPCSWPLGSSSSQGLGPETPTSAT
- the ART5 gene encoding ecto-ADP-ribosyltransferase 5 isoform X9 gives rise to the protein MGRGPREGREWALLRCWSTWPKVWAKCKLCNSECSRGDLLAGGTSAGPPGLVVWGPGADRVRDRLRERPSLTSSFPLTAKEGPAERPRSPGEGELPLSPCPAAAAPGPACGAGKGVSGYQRGGSSYPREPCFQPDSGDSAAPARALGATSCSRPPQPSGMALASLMMALGCLGLHTWQAQAVPILPLGLAPDTFDDAYVGCAEEMEEKAAPLLKAEMAHHALLRESWEAAQEAWEDRHRGLTLPPGFKAQNGIAIMVYTNSSNTLYWKLNQAVRTGGGSRELYMRHFPFKALHFYLIRALQLLRGGGGCSTGPGEAFSVFPKEREVLIPPHEVFLVTRFSQDGAQSLVTLWSYNQTCSHFNCAYLGGELCMEEAGLAVGEEAGLCVCTRGAASHNLRGPPLCPPGRPCSWPLGSSSSQGLGPETPTSAT
- the ART5 gene encoding ecto-ADP-ribosyltransferase 5 isoform X1, with the translated sequence MGRGPREGREWALLRCWSTWPKVWAKCKLCNSECSRGDLLAGGTSAGPPGLVVWGPGADRVRDRLRERPSLTSSFPLTAKEGPAERPRSPGEGELPLSPCPAAAAPGPACGAGKGVSGYQRGGSSYPREPCFQPDSGDSAAPARALGATSCSRPPQPSGMALASLMMALGCLGLHTWQAQAVPILPLGLAPDTFDDAYVGCAEEMEEKAAPLLKAEMAHHALLRESWEAAQEAWEDRHRGLTLPPGFKAQNGIAIMVYTNSSNTLYWKLNQAVRTGGGSRELYMRHFPFKALHFYLIRALQLLRGGGGCSTGPGEVVFRGVGSLRFEPKRLGDSVRLGQFASSSLDKAVACRFGNATLFSLTTCFGAPIQAFSVFPKEREVLIPPHEVFLVTRFSQDGAQSLVTLWSYNQTCSHFNCAYLGGELCMEEAGLAVGEEAGLCVCTSRGAASHNLRGPPLCPPGRPCSWPLGSSSSQGLGPETPTSAT
- the ART5 gene encoding ecto-ADP-ribosyltransferase 5 isoform X15, which codes for MGRGPREGREWALLRCWSTWPKVWAKCKLCNSECSRGDLLAGGTSAGPPGLVVWGPGADRVRDRLRERPSLTSSFPLTAKEGPAERPRSPGEGELPLSPCPAAAAPGPACGAGKGVSGYQRGGSSYPREPCFQPDSGDSAAPARALGATSCSRPPQPSGMALASLMMALGCLGLHTWQAQAVPILPLGLAPDTFDDAYVGCAEEMEEKAAPLLKAEMAHHALLRESWEAAQEAWEDRHRGLTLPPGFKAQNGIAIMVYTNSSNTLYWKLNQAVRTGGGSRELYMRHFPFKALHFYLIRALQLLRGGGGCSTGPGEVVFRGAFSVFPKEREVLIPPHEVFLVTRFSQDGAQSLVTLWSYNQTCSHFNCAYLGGEKRRGCVSAPGVQPVTI
- the ART5 gene encoding ecto-ADP-ribosyltransferase 5 isoform X12; its protein translation is MGRGPREGREWALLRCWSTWPKVWAKCKLCNSECSRGDLLAGGTSAGPPGLVVWGPGADRVRDRLRERPSLTSSFPLTAKEGPAERPRSPGEGELPLSPCPAAAAPGPACGAGKGVSGYQRGGSSYPREPCFQPDSGDSAAPARALGATSCSRPPQPSGMALASLMMALGCLGLHTWQAQAVPILPLGLAPDTFDDAYVGCAEEMEEKAAPLLKAEMAHHALLRESWEAAQEAWEDRHRGLTLPPGFKAQNGIAIMVYTNSSNTLYWKLNQAVRTGGGSRELYMRHFPFKALHFYLIRALQLLRGGGGCSTGPGEVVFRGAFSVFPKEREVLIPPHEVFLVTRFSQDGAQSLVTLWSYNQTCSHFNCAYLGGEKRRGCVSAPGALGTGDLHMKKRRLQQP
- the ART5 gene encoding ecto-ADP-ribosyltransferase 5 isoform X16, with product MGRGPREGREWALLRCWSTWPKVWAKCKLCNSECSRGDLLAGGTSAGPPGLVVWGPGADRVRDRLRERPSLTSSFPLTAKEGPAERPRSPGEGELPLSPCPAAAAPGPACGAGKGVSGYQRGGSSYPREPCFQPDSGDSAAPARALGATSCSRPPQPSGMALASLMMALGCLGLHTWQAQAVPILPLGLAPDTFDDAYVGCAEEMEEKAAPLLKAEMAHHALLRESWEAAQEAWEDRHRGLTLPPGFKAQNGIAIMVYTNSSNTLYWKLNQAVRTGGGSRELYMRHFPFKALHFYLIRALQLLRGGGGCSTGPGEAFSVFPKEREVLIPPHEVFLVTRFSQDGAQSLVTLWSYNQTCSHFNCAYLGGEKRRGCVSAPAGVQPVTI
- the ART5 gene encoding ecto-ADP-ribosyltransferase 5 isoform X17 yields the protein MGRGPREGREWALLRCWSTWPKVWAKCKLCNSECSRGDLLAGGTSAGPPGLVVWGPGADRVRDRLRERPSLTSSFPLTAKEGPAERPRSPGEGELPLSPCPAAAAPGPACGAGKGVSGYQRGGSSYPREPCFQPDSGDSAAPARALGATSCSRPPQPSGMALASLMMALGCLGLHTWQAQAVPILPLGLAPDTFDDAYVGCAEEMEEKAAPLLKAEMAHHALLRESWEAAQEAWEDRHRGLTLPPGFKAQNGIAIMVYTNSSNTLYWKLNQAVRTGGGSRELYMRHFPFKALHFYLIRALQLLRGGGGCSTGPGEAFSVFPKEREVLIPPHEVFLVTRFSQDGAQSLVTLWSYNQTCSHFNCAYLGGEKRRGCVSAPGVQPVTI
- the ART5 gene encoding ecto-ADP-ribosyltransferase 5 isoform X10, with translation MGRGPREGREWALLRCWSTWPKVWAKCKLCNSECSRGDLLAGGTSAGPPGLVVWGPGADRVRDRLRERPSLTSSFPLTAKEGPAERPRSPGEGELPLSPCPAAAAPGPACGAGKGVSGYQRGGSSYPREPCFQPDSGDSAAPARALGATSCSRPPQPSGMALASLMMALGCLGLHTWQAQAVPILPLGLAPDTFDDAYVGCAEEMEEKAAPLLKAEMAHHALLRESWEAAQEAWEDRHRGLTLPPGFKAQNGIAIMVYTNSSNTLYWKLNQAVRTGGGSRELYMRHFPFKALHFYLIRALQLLRGGGGCSTGPGEEREVLIPPHEVFLVTRFSQDGAQSLVTLWSYNQTCSHFNCAYLGGELCMEEAGLAVGEEAGLCVCTSRGAASHNLRGPPLCPPGRPCSWPLGSSSSQGLGPETPTSAT
- the ART5 gene encoding ecto-ADP-ribosyltransferase 5 isoform X22; translated protein: MGRGPREGREWALLRCWSTWPKVWAKCKLCNSECSRGDLLAGGTSAGPPGLVVWGPGADRVRDRLRERPSLTSSFPLTAKEGPAERPRSPGEGELPLSPCPAAAAPGPACGAGKGVSGYQRGGSSYPREPCFQPDSGDSAAPARALGATSCSRPPQPSGMALASLMMALGCLGLHTWQAQAVPILPLGLAPDTFDDAYVGCAEEMEEKAAPLLKAEMAHHALLRESWEAAQEAWEDRHRGLTLPPGFKAQNGIAIMVYTNSSNTLYWKLNQAVRTGGGSRELYMRHFPFKALHFYLIRALQLLRGGGGCSTGPGEVVFRGVGSLRFEPKRLGDSVRLGQFASSSLDKAVACRFGEKRRGCVSAPAGVQPVTI